The genomic interval TTAGCAGgtattaatttacaaatatacgatattaatgattaattattaggtttgattacctaaaatatattgcactaatggttaatcaatggagTTAGATGTCCAGGTACAATCATCCTCTgatatactaataaaaatattgacctctctatgaaacatatctgacttgagcgtcggagtgtcttctgcaggtcaacCCCCAATCGTGAAGAATTACATAAAGAATTGGACGATCGGAGCACAACAAGGAAGGACGACCGACCCCAGTCAAATGTTACACAAAACAATAACCCAAGGACGGAATCCACTTAAGACATTAGGATATATATGCAACAAAAGACTATCATATTTCGTTTTTATCTCtataaagttatatttatcATGATAGGATAAACTCTCCCAATCTTACtctattttaaacataattaaaatatacaaaatattctttttttattcaattgtattttaaagaaaataaaaatatataaaaacttgtataattttgttaatgttaatttatatgacaacgtacaaaataatatttttttaccctattatcttttttatatatataagatactTACATGcctatttaaataatatttaagacattaattataattttaaaatcttgtctttttataatataaaaaatgttataggaataaaataaatttattaataactttgttaaaattatatttttttttatatagtcttcatattttgtaaaacatttaaattaaaggtaaaatttgtattttaaattgtttcgGGTGTGGAGTTAGGGATCATAATCAAAACACTTTCTCACACTTTTTCTCCAAGCCTCCTAACGTCGTCTTCAGTTTTGGTTGCAAAGTTCTTCAAACTCCTTAATACTCCATCTCCAAGTTGCACAATGGTGTACTTGCCAAATGtactccaacgctcaagtcaatACTATGGTTGTTCGACTAGCACagtaaaatcttaaattcacACTCAATGCAATTACCTACCTCCTTACCTCAAATTCGTATTTATAGGTTTGGAGATGAACTTAGTATAGTCGTAATCATGACCTAATATTTGATAATCATACTTTATCTATAAACTTGATTACGAGTGACACTTAAagatttttaaatgtttatgattGTTTTGGTCGCCCTCGATGTCTGGCCAAATGGTGGTTTGATACAAGTCTTAATGTGTTAGTCCTAGGCCACTCGATGAATAGCTTGGCTAGACAGTCATAGAGAgtacaaaaattatacataattttagtaaaaacaaatgtttgttaaaagtattttatattatattagtgaaAACACATGTATCATGTTGTATgttcactttttttataataataaaattataaatataaaaattaatataaataatttttacgaTTTGATTAtacagttttatttattttgtagatgattatttaattaattttaaaaatattaacttaacaaaaatacttaaaagataaaattggagAAAATGTAGACACCAGATGAAGGAACCCTccttatatactataaaatttACTATATTTGATTTAGAACTTATTATGTTTGTAGtctaatatatcaaattttcatatcagATAATATCATGTTGATCAAACAAACCTTAATATTTGTATATCAATAACTTTGTCTtacataaaagatttttttaaaacaaaagaaaaaagttaccACAATAATTATCACTATTAAAAGATAACTATGAAAATGTTTTACTAGATAATGTAAAAATTGTGTGCAAGGAAAGTATACTTATAAGAATTCATATCGTCCTTATTACTTCTGGGACCGGAACTGAATTCAACTTTTCGTTAAGttactaaaatgaaaataattgttgacataaccatttttatcaaataaacggttgggaaaaggaaaagaaaaaaattgtactgTACACAAAAATATTTACGGATATTGTATGCTTTTTTATATACTAGTATAGACAATAATAGTAGATTTTGAATCATAAACCTTCCTTacccttaaaattaaaaagcaacttTTGGAAGAGTTATATTCCATTTATATATGCTATTTAGATGATATATCATTACTGAAATCAATTTTACAGGGTATGGTGGGTACATTGAGATGAatctatttcaatatttattcattctagttagaaatggactttaaacttaactaaattttacaaaactggcttgtagagtgaggtttgcacccactttaTATACACTGAATTGGTTATCtcatctctaatcgatgtgggacttctaacaCACACTCTCACGACCGAGGTATATATATCTCGAACGTAAGATTAAACATTTAATGGATGGTTCGATACAACTCAATAGCGGGTGAAATAGTATGCCCAACAACAAAgtataagaaaatgaaagtaagtttaaatatatagaaataaaattaaataatatagtttGAATGGTAGGCgttattaatttgttatataaatttgacttaaattttattgttgttgagtTTTTTGGATGCactgaaaaacaaaacttaaggCAAATTTAAAGCACATTAGCACTCACCTGGTAGCAGTAGCTTGGCCTTTGCCAGGTTGAAACTTCCACTTAAATTTTGCAAAGGACTGTCCAATGGCCTTTCTGTGCTTTCCACTGAAGGCCTGCTCCTATAAGAACATTCTGCTTTGTCACTGCCATATTTACTAGAAGATGAAGTTGTACTTTTGCTCCTATTAGAACCTTGTGCTTTGTCACTGCCATATTTACTAGAAGATGGAGCTTTAGCTTTTGGTGATttgcttccttttcttttcGAGCGTGTACTACTTTTGCTCCGCGATCTACTTGAACTGTTGAGATgaatattcaacttttttaaaataaaatcaaaatcttaGAGATTGCTCAAAATATATGGAGAAACTAGAGTGAACTTAGCTAACGTGTTGAGTATGTGCTCAATAATACTAAGTAGCTGAATATAACATGAAAATTCAATATACCTTATCCCGCATGATCTGGTTGTTGACTTTATACGGCTGTCGATGACGTCACGATAAGACCTAATTCTTTTCCACAGTGAACAGAGATACTGGTTATGTTTGTCAATTGCTTTGGTAACTAAAATGTGATGTGACTTGTGCAAGTACCGTGATCATCATGCATGGATTAGTAACAACTTCTTTTAGATTGTCTTAATTTTTCAGAggaattaaaactttttttacaatttatgcTTAGACGTCCGTATTTTTGTAAGATATTTTCaatttgttcttctttttttaaatttttctaattgagtctttataagtgttaatttgaaacaaattagtctgttaaaaattgttaacggtgttaaaattgtgcagaggtgagtagatgacgtagttaaaattctctttttgaggtgttaaaattgtgcagaagTGTTCAAATTGTGCAGAGGAGAATGGGAAAAATTtgaacacctctgcacaattttaacacctcaaaaggagaattttaaccacgtcatctacccacctctgcaaaattttaacaccgttaacgatttttaacggcggggactaatttgtttgaaattagcacttataaggactcaattgggaaggtttaaaagaagcaaattgggaataccttacgaaaatagggacgtcTAAATGATTTTAACCTATTTAGAAATAGgattatatgatattttaataatattttttaacaattttttggcAATAGGACTAATACCacttttttttgggttaaatatgtttttcgtcccccaactattggtcatttttgtgtttagtccctctatcaaagtatagtacaatttagtcattcaactttagaaaactctggtattagtcatttttaccaaatttttttaactttatttagtgtttcaaacgcgtttatcagttaacattgaagcaaaaatgtgtcaaaatgtgtaaacaatccaaatgctataatgtaacgtgcttgaaacagcaaataaagtttaaaaaatttggtaaaaaagactaaaaccatagttttctaaagttgaaggactaaattgtaccttagtttgaaagagggactaagaTAGAAATGACGAAATTGAAACAATACCCTTCTCGGCTGTGACTTCTTCGACTTCTATTTTGTGATGAACTGCGCCTACTCTGCGATGGCCGTTCAGTGCTTCTTCTGCGTCGCAATGAATTGTCTCTCTCTCGTGAGCGGCTATATCTACCACGAGATGGCTCACGTTCCCGTGACACTCTCCTTTGTGTTCAACAattgtaaaatgaaatcaaagTCTATATAAACTACCTCAAAATATTGCTTATACCTTAATTTCAATGAATCTCCGCGTGATTAAAAGGAATGTTAAAATATGAGAAAGGAAC from Vigna radiata var. radiata cultivar VC1973A chromosome 9, Vradiata_ver6, whole genome shotgun sequence carries:
- the LOC111242529 gene encoding serine/threonine-protein kinase fray2-like, whose protein sequence is MSDGSSRRVSREREPSRGRYSRSRERDNSLRRRRSTERPSQSRRSSSQNRSRRSHSREGIRSYRDVIDSRIKSTTRSCGISSSRSRSKSSTRSKRKGSKSPKAKAPSSSKYGSDKAQGSNRSKSTTSSSSKYGSDKAECSYRSRPSVESTERPLDSPLQNLSGSFNLAKAKLLLPDEQTLEENEIETKSLSLSAAEELSKIPKIGEIYNEVGADVKNIEKRLKFLSQKFQSLSITEANEIADAAYLLRLLRKPNHEIEMAGKMAHKGALLILQAEMLSNKGKELLEQSKNKLKFTML